The Arachis hypogaea cultivar Tifrunner chromosome 14, arahy.Tifrunner.gnm2.J5K5, whole genome shotgun sequence genome has a segment encoding these proteins:
- the LOC112741938 gene encoding putative cytochrome c biosynthesis ccmC-like mitochondrial protein has protein sequence MSLSLLQPSFLMSKTRSSALILIGSRLFLTAMAIHLSLRVAPLDLQQGGNSRILYVHVPAARMSILVYIAMAINTFLFLLTKHPLFLRSSGTGTEMGAFFTLFTLVTGGFRGRPMWGTFWVWDARLTSVFISFLIYLGALRFQKLPVEPALISICVGPIDIPIIKSSVNWWNTLHQPGSISRSGTSIHVPMPIPILSNFANFPLSTRILFVLETRFPILSFLESPLRDEIEAREGIAKPS, from the coding sequence ATGTCCCTTTCGTTATTACAACCTTCTTTTTTGATGTCAAAGACCAGAAGCTCTGCGCTAATTCTCATTGGATCTCGGTTGTTCTTAACAGCGATGGCTATTCATTTAAGTCTTCGGGTAGCACCATTAGATCTTCAACAAGGTGGAAATTCTCGTATTCTATATGTACATGTTCCTGCGGCTCGGATGAGTATTCTTGTTTATATCGCTATGGCTATAAACACTTTCTTATTCCTATTAACAAAACATCCCCTTTTTCTTCGCTCTTCCGGAACCGGTACAGAAATGGGtgctttttttacgttgtttacCTTAGTTACTGGGGGGTTTCGGGGAAGACCTATGTGGGGCACCTTTTGGGTGTGGGATGCTCGTTTAACCTCTGTATTCATCTCGTTTCTGATTTACCTGGGTGCACTGCGTTTTCAAAAGCTTCCTGTCGAACCGGCTCTTATTTCAATCTGTGTTGGACCTATCGATATACCAATAATCAAGTCTTCAGTCAACTGGTGGAATACATTGCATCAACCTGGGAGCATTAGCCGATCTGGTACATCAATACATGTTCCTATGCCCATTCCAATCTTGTCTAACTTTGCTAACTTCCCCCTCTCAACCCGTATCTTGTTTGTTCTGGAAACACGTTTTCCTATTCTATCTTTTCTCGAATCTCCTTTAAGGGATGAAATAGAAGCTCGAGAAGGAATAGCAAAACCTAGTTGA